The sequence ACTTTGtaggtcttccttctcctccttcccctcctcctcctgctgtcGTATTCTATGAGTCTCGGGTTTGGGTCTTGCTCTGATCTTGTGTGCAATCCGTGGTTTTCTTGTAGGGGACGTGCATCTCCTCCAGCACGTCTGTGCAAATGAAGTACTTTGCaggtcttccttctccttcttcccctcctcctcctgctgtcATATTCTATGAGTCTCGGGTTTGGGTCTTGCTCTGATCTTGTGTGCAATCCGTGGTTTTCTTGTTGGGGACGTGCATCTCCTCCAGCACGTCTGTGCAAATGAAGTATTTTGCgggtcctccttcccctcctcctgctGCTGTCGTATTCTACGAGTCTCGGGTTTGGGTCTTGCTCTGATCATGTGTGCAACCCGTGGTTTTCTTGTAGGGGACGGGCATCTCTTCCAGGACGTCTGTGCAAATGAAGTACTCTGCgggtcctccttcccctcctcctcctgctgtcGTATTCTATGAGTCTCGGGTTTGGGTCTTGCTCTGATCTTGTGTGCAATCCGTGGTTTTCTTGTAGGGGACGTGCATCTCCTTCAGCACGTCTGTGCAAATGAAGTACTTTgcaggtcttccttctcctccttcccctcctcctcctgctgtcGTATTCTATGAGTCTCGGGTTTGGGTCTTGCTCTGATCTTGTGTGCAATCCGTGGTTTTCTTGTAGGTGACGTGCATCTCCTCCAGCACGTCTGTGCAAGTGAAGTATTTAGCGGGTCCTCCTTCTCATCCCCCGtcccctcctcctcctgctgtcGTATTCTATGAGTCTCGGGTGTGGGTCTTGCTCTGATCTTGTGTGCAATCCGTGGTTTTCTTGTAGGGGACGTGCATCTCCTCCAGCACGTCTGTGCAAGTGAAGTATTTAGCGGGTCCTCCTTCTCATCCCCCGtcccctcctcctcctgctgtcGTATTCTATGAGTCTCGGGTTTGGGTCTTGCTCTGATCTTGTGTGCAATCCGTGGTTTTCTTGTAGGTGACGTGCATCTCCTCCAGCACGTCTGTGCAAGTGAAGTATTTAGCGGGTCCTCCTTCTCATCCCCCGtcccctcctcctcctgctgtcGTATTCTATGAGTCTCGGGTGTGGGTCTTGCTCTGATCTTGTGTGCAATCCATGGTTTTCTTGTAGGTGACGTGCATCTCCTCCAGCACGTCTGTGCAAGTGAAGTATTTAGCGGGTCCTCCTTCTCATCCCCCGtcccctcctcctcctgctgtcGTATTCTATGAGTCTCGGGTTTGGGTCTTGCTCTGATCATGTGTGCAACCCGTGGTTTTCTTGTAGGGGACGGGCATCTCTTCCAGGACGTCTGTGCAAATGAAGTACTCTGCgggtcctccttcccctcctcctcctgctgtcGTATTCTATGAGTCTCGGGTTTGGGTCTTGCTCTGATCTTGTGTGCAATCCGTGGTTTTCTTGTAGGGGACGTGCATCTCCTCCAGCACGTCTGTGCAAATGAAGTACTTTgcaggtcttccttctcctccttcccctcctcctcctgctgtcGTATTCTATGAGTCTCGGGTTTGGGTCTTGCTCTGATCTTGTGTGCAATCCGTAGTTTTCTTGTAGGGGACGGGCATCTCTTCCAGGACGTCTGTGCAAATGAAGTACTTTGCgggtcctccttcccctcctcctcctgctgtcGTATTCTATGAGTCTCGGGTTTGGGTCTTGCTCTGATCATGTGTGCAATCCGTGGTTTTCTTGTAGGGGACGGGCATCTCTTCCAGGACGTCTGTGCAAATGAAGTACTCTGCGggtcctcctcccccttctcctcctgctGTCGTATTCTATGAGTCTCGGGTTTGGGTCTTGCTCTGATCTTGTGTGCAATCCGTGGTTTTCTTGTAGGGGACGTGCATCTCCTCCAGCACGTCTGTGCAAATGAAGTACTTTgcaggtcttccttctcctccttcccctcctcctcctgctgtcGTATTCTATGAGTCTCGGGTTTGGGTCTTGCTCTGATCATGTGTGCAATCCGTGGTTTTCTTGTAGGGGACGGGCATCTTTTCCAGGACGTCTGTGCAAATGAAGTACTCTGCgggtcctccttcccctcctcctcctgctgtcGTATTCTATGAGTCTCGGGTTTGGGTCTTGCTCTGATCATGTGTGCAATCCGTGGTTTTCTTGTAGGGAACGGGCATCTCTTCCAGGATGTCAGTGCAAATGAAGTACTCTGCgggtcctccttcccctcctcctcctgctgtcGGATTCTATGAGTCTCGGGTTTGGGTCTTGCTCTGATCTTGTGTGCAATCCGTGGTTTTCTTGTGGGGGACGTGCATCTCCTCCAGCACGTCTTTGCAAATGAAGTATTTTGcgggtcctcctcctcctcccctgtcccctcctcctcctgctgtcGTATTCTATGAGTCTCGGGTTTGGGTCTTGCTCTGATCTTGTGTGCAATCCGTGGTTTTCTTGTAGGGGACGGGCATCTCTTCCAGGACGTCTGTGCAAATGAAGTACTCTGCgggtcctccttcccctcctcctcctgctgtcGTATTCTATGAGTCTCGGGTTTGGGTCTTGCTCTGATCATGTGTGCAATCCGTGGTTTTCTTGTAGGGGACGGGCATCTCTTCCAGGACGTCTATGCAAATGAAGTACTCTGCgggtcctccttcccctcctcctcctcctgtcgtATTCTATGAGTCTCGGGTTTGGGTCTTGCTCTGATCATGTGTGCAATCCGTGGTTTTCTTGTAGGGGACGGGCATCTCTTCCAGGATGTCTGTGCAAATGAAGTACTCTGCGcgtcctccttcccctcctcctcctgctgtcGTATTCTATGAGTCTCGGGTTTGGGTCTTGCTCTGATCATGTGTGCAATCCGTGGTTTTCTTGTAGGGGACGGGCATCTCTTCCAGGACGTCTGTGCAAATGAAGTACTCTGCgggtcctccttcccctcctcctcctactgtCGTATTCTATGAGTCTCGGGTTTGGGTCTTGCTCTGATCATGTGTGCAATCCGTGGTTTTCTTGTAGGGGACGGGCATCTCTTCCAGGACGTCTGTGCAAATGAAGTACTCTGCgggtcctccttcccctcctcctcctgctgtcATATTCTATGAGTCTCGGGTTTGGGTCTTGCTCTGATCTTGTGTGCAATCCGTGGTTTTCTTGTGGGGGACAGGCATCTCTTCCAGGACGTCTGTGCAAATGAAGTACTCTGCgggtcctccttcccctcctcctcctgctgtcGTATTCTATGAGTCTCGGGTTTGGGTCTTGCTCTGATCTTGTGTGCAATCCGTGGTTTTCTTGTAGGGGACGTGCATCTCCTACAGCACGTCTGTGCAAATTAAGTACTTTgcaggtcttccttctcctccttcccctcctcctcctgctgtcGTATTCTATGAGTCTCGGGTTTGGGTCTTGCTCTGATCTTGTGTGCAATCCGTGGTTTTCTTGTAGGGGACGGGCATCTCTTCCAGGACGTCTGTGCAAATGAAGTACTCTGCGcgtcctccttcccctcctcctcctgctgtcGTATTCTATGAGTCTCGGGTTTGGGTCTTGCTCTGATCATGTGTGCAATCCGTGGTTTTCTTGTAGGGGACGGGCATCTCTTCCAGGACGTCTGTGCAAATGAAGTACTCTGCGGGTcctaattcccctcctcctcctcctgtcgtATTCTATGAGTCTTGGGTTTGGGTCTTGCTCTGATCATGTGTGCAATCCGTGGTTTTCTTGTAGGGGACGGGCATCTCTTCCAGGACGTCTGTGCAAATGAAGTACTCTGCGcgtcctccttcccctcctcctcctgctgtcGTATTCTATGAGTCTCGGGTTTGGGTCTTGCTCTGATCATGTGTGCAATCCGTGGTTTTCTTGTAGGGGACGGGCATCTCTTCCAGGACGTCTGTGCAAATGAAGTACTCTGCgggtcctccttcccctcctcctcctcctgtcgtATTCTATGAGTCTCGGGTTTGGGTCTTGCTCTGATCATGTGTGCAATCCGTGGTTTTCTTGTAGGGGACGGGCATCTCTTCCAGGACGTCTGTGCAAATGAAGTACTCTGCGGGTCCTCCTTCCCCTCGTCCTCCTGCTGTCGTATTCTATGAGTCTCGGGTTTGGGTCTTGCTCTGATCTTGTTTGCAATCCGTGGTTTTCTTGTGGGGGACGTGCATCTTCTCCAGCACGTCTGTGCAAATGAAGTATTTTGcgggtcctcctcctcctcccctgtcccctcctcctcctgctgtcGTATTCTATGAGTCTCGGGTTTGGGTCTTGCTCTGATCTTGTGTGCAATCCGTGGTTTTCTTGTAGGGGACGTGCATCTCCTCCAGCACG comes from Palaemon carinicauda isolate YSFRI2023 chromosome 19, ASM3689809v2, whole genome shotgun sequence and encodes:
- the LOC137659296 gene encoding trichohyalin-like; the protein is MIRARPKPETHRIRQQEEEGKEDPQSTSFAQTSWKRCPSPTRKPRIAHKIRARPKPETHRIRQQEEEGTGEEEEDPQNTSFAKTCWRRCTSPTRKPRIAHKIRARPKPETHRIRQQEEEGKEDPQSTSFALTSWKRCPFPTRKPRIAHMIRARPKPETHRIRQQEEEGKEDPQSTSFAQTSWKRCPSPTRKPRIAHMIRARPKPETHRIRQQEEEGKEEKEDLQSTSFAQTCWRRCTSPTRKPRIAHKIRARPKPETHRIRQQEEKGEEDPQSTSFAQTSWKRCPSPTRKPRIAHMIRARPKPETHRIRQQEEEGKEDPQSTSFAQTSWKRCPSPTRKLRIAHKIRARPKPETHRIRQQEEEGKEEKEDLQSTSFAQTCWRRCTSPTRKPRIAHKIRARPKPETHRIRQQEEEGKEDPQSTSFAQTSWKRCPSPTRKPRVAHMIRARPKPETHRIRQQEEEGTGDEKEDPLNTSLAQTCWRRCTSPTRKPWIAHKIRARPTPETHRIRQQEEEGTGDEKEDPLNTSLAQTCWRRCTSPTRKPRIAHKIRARPKPETHRIRQQEEEGTGDEKEDPLNTSLAQTCWRRCTSPTRKPRIAHKIRARPTPETHRIRQQEEEGTGDEKEDPLNTSLAQTCWRRCTSPTRKPRIAHKIRARPKPETHRIRQQEEEGKEEKEDLQSTSFAQTC